In a single window of the Gadus macrocephalus chromosome 6, ASM3116895v1 genome:
- the mtmr3 gene encoding myotubularin-related protein 3 isoform X4 translates to MEEEGQQSLECVQANQFFPKKSPVLEEENMQVPFSQLHGEFTEYVGRAEDAIIAMSNYRLHIKFKESVVNVPLQLIENVECRDIFQLHVTCKDCKVVRCQFSTLEQCQEWLKRLSAAGRPPSSLEHLFSFAFHAWCMDVYAGEKEQHGELCRPGEHVTSWFKNEVERMGFDTQNAWRISDINSRFRLCSSYPQQLLVPAWITDKELENVAAFRSWKRFPAVVYRHVTTGAVIARCGQPEVSWWGWRNADDEHLVQSIAKACAVDGISRKHQANGGHSNGNALHDTDFESSLTNNSEVETLAIQPHKLLILDARSYAAAVANRAKGGGCECPEYYPNCEVVFMGMANIHSIRKSFQSLRFLCTQMPDPANWLSALESTKWLQHLSLLLKAALLAVNAVHRDHRPAMVHCSDGWDRTPQIVALSKMLLDPYYRTIEGFQVLVETDWLDFGHKFADRCGHGENSEDVNERCPVFLQWLDCVHQLQRQFPCSFEFNEAFLVKLVQHAYSCLFGTFLCNSGKEREDRHVQERTCSVWSLLRSGNRALCNMLYSSQSETVLHPVCHVRNLMLWTAVYLPSSSPTTPSDDSCAHYPAPGSSPEEATLGRRPKTRSFDNLPSACELGSMAAPNRRSSDPSLNEKWQDHRRSLELSCVTAGPGGGAGGPEDPEDRADGPMYADTAEPEPRPEERGPRPQRPQSPGVPPAGPPERQEAELSVAPGVAEGQMENILREATKEEVAAAVAAAVHRERGVAQVVSNGDTDTGKGIESVESDEKRAEVDGGTESQSEPLCNGHPEEDVAPASAAEGGFPGVPPLPASTSEETDRMQQSLEADVGRILEELVKQVMDGWTEPQPQGQSAWPLEPEDAASHRTHTNGCLVGTSVEPGLSCHCGEPPKPLAPANKTASLMESSTETLTDETCGPLEPAAPSPPGPQTSRPLPPPARTNGLEARQLPAVARTPSGAHKRPSLSAFQSTNGEGLCNGEEPCNGAPAWAKAAAERGPLSRQASLASGGSLGPQPRGFCPHRCTHMPAGRPAGGPEQQSRLHLDDDGLTLHPDAIQQRLRQMEACHQKEVESLKRQMQELRTRLENQQQHGGCPRLNGDQGDEGTSIMDSEYNMDPNCLSRCSTELLSEASWEQVDKTDAEVTRWYPDHLAAQCYRCESRFWLASRKHHCRNCGNVFCASCCDQKIPVPSQQLFEPSRVCKSCYGNLTPCPGMGPRLAPSLGPLDAEQDQGITVSSD, encoded by the exons ATG gaggaggaggggcagcagAGCCTGGAGTGCGTCCAGGCCAACCAGTTCTTCCCCAAGAAGTCCCCTGTCCTGGAGGAAGAGAACATGCAG GTTCCCTTCTCCCAGCTGCATGGTGAGTTCACGGAGTATGTGGGGAGAGCGGAGGACGCCATCATCGCCATGTCCAACTACCGGCTCCATATCAAGTTCAAGGAGTCTGTGGTCAAT GTGCCTCTGCAGCTGATTGAGAACGTGGAGTGCCGGGACATCTTCCAGCTGCACGTCACCTGTAAGGACTGTAAGGTGGTCAG GTGCCAGTTCTCCACCCTAGAGCAGTGCCAGGAGTGGCTGAAGCGGCTGAGTGCGGCGGGACGGCCCCCATCCAGCCTGGAGCACCTCTTCTCTTTCGCCTTCCACGCCTGGTGCATGGACGTCTACGCCGGGGAGAAGGAGCAGCACGGCGAGCTCTGCAGGCCAG GCGAACACGTGACGTCCTGGTTCAAGAACGAGGTGGAGCGGATGGGCTTCGACACCCAGAACGCCTGGAGGATATCAGACATCAACAGTAGATTCAG GCTGTGCTCCAGCTACCCCCAGCAGCTGCTGGTCCCAGCCTGGATCACCGACAAGGAGCTGGAGAATGTGGCCGCGTTCCGGTCGTGGAAGAGGTTTCCAGCTGTGGTGTACAG GCACGTGACCACGGGGGCGGTGATCGCTCGCTGTGGCCAGCCTGAGGTGAGCTGGTGGGGCTGGAGGAATGCAGACGACGAGCACCTGGTGCAGTCCATCGCCAAGGCATGCGCCGTGGACGGCATCAGCCGCAAGCATCAGGCCAACGGCGGCCACAGCAACGGCAACGCACTGCACGATACGGACTTCG AGTCGTCCCTGACCAACAACTCTGAGGTGGAGACGCTGGCCATCCAGCCCCACAAGCTGCTGATCCTGGACGCCCGGTCCTACGCCGCCGCCGTGGCCAACCGCGCCAAGGGGGGAGGCTGCGAGTGCCCAG AGTACTACCCCAACTGTGAGGTGGTATTCATGGGCATGGCCAACATCCACTCCATTCGCAAGAGTTTCCAGTCCCTACGTTTTCTCTGCACCCAGATGCCTGATCCAGCCAA CTGGCTGTCGGCCCTGGAGAGCACCAAGTGGCTGCAGCACCTGTCCCTGCTGCTGAAGGCGGCGCTGCTGGCGGTCAACGCCGTGCACCGCGACCACCGGCCCGCCATGGTGCACTGCTCCGACGGCTGGGATCGCACACCCCAGATCGTGGCGCTCTCCAAGATGCTCCTGGACCCGTACTACCGCACCATCGAG GGCTTCCAGGTCCTGGTGGAGACGGACTGGCTGGACTTCGGCCACAAGTTCGCCGACCGCTGCGGCCACGGGGAGAACTCTGAGGACGTGAACGAGCGCTGCCCGGTCTTCCTGCAGTGGCTGGACTGCGTGCACCAGCTGCAGAGGCAGTTCCCCTGCTCCTTCGAGTTCAACGAGGCCTTCCTG gtgaagCTGGTGCAGCACGCCTACTCGTGTCTGTTCGGCACGTTCCTGTGCAACAGCGGCAAGGAGCGGGAGGACCGCCACGTGCAGGAGAGGACCTGCTCCGTCTGGTCCCTGCTGCGCAGCGGCAACCGCGCCCTGTGCAACATGCTCTACTCCTCGCAGTCCGAGACG GTGCTGCACCCGGTGTGCCACGTGCGTAACCTGATGCTCTGGACGGCCGTCTACCTgcccagctcctcccccacgaCGCCCAGCGACGACTCGTGCGCGCATTACCCTGCGCCCGGCTCCAGCCCGGAGGAAGCGACTCTCGGAAG ACGCCCCAAGACCCGCTCCTTCGACAACCTGCCCAGCGCCTGCGAGCTCGGCAGCATGGCTGCCCCCAACCGTCGCTCCAGCGACCCCAGCCTCAACGAGAAGTGGCAGGACCACCGGCGCTCCCTGGAGCTCAGCTGCGTCACCGCGGGGCCCGGCGGCGGAGCGGGGGGCCCGGAGGACCCGGAGGACCGGGCCGACGGTCCGATGTACGCGGACACGGCCGAACCCGAGCCCCGGCCGGAGGAGCGGGGACCCAGGCCGCAGCGGCCGCAGTCGCCCGGCGTCCCGCCGGCGGGGCCCCCGGAGCGGCAGGAGGCGGAGCTGTCGGTGGCGCCGGGCGTGGCGGAGGGCCAGATGGAGAACATCCTGCGAGAGGCCAccaaggaggaggtggcggcggcggtggcggcggccgtCCACAGAGAGAGGGGCGTGGCTCAGGTCGTCTCCAACGGAGACACAGACACGGGGAAAGGTATAGAAAGTGTAGAGAGCGACGAGAAGCGTGCGGAGGTTGATGGCGGAACGGAGAGTCAGAGTGAGCCGCTGTGCAACGGCCATCCTGAAGAGGACGTGGCGCCGGCGTCGGCAGCGGAGGGGGGTTTCCCAGgcgtccctcccctccctgccagCACGTCAGAGGAAACGGACCGGATGCAGCAGAGCCTGGAGGCTGACGTGGGTAGGATCTTAGAAGAGCTGGTCAAGCAGGTGATGGACGGTTGGACTGAGCCCCAGCCACAGGGGCAGTCGGCGTGGCCCCTTGAGCCAGAGGACGCTGCATCCCACAGAACTCACACCAACGGCTGCCTTGTTGGCACCTCGGTCGAGCCGGGGCTCAGCTGTCACTGTGGCGAGCCCCCAAAGCCCCTGGCGCCGGCCAATAAGACTGCGTCTCTCATGGAGAGCTCCACCGAGACTCTGACGGACGAGACTTGCGGTCCGCTGGAGCCAGCGGCGCCGTCGCCGCCCGGCCCCCAGACCAGCAGACCCCTGCCCCCGCCCGCCAGGACGAACGGCCTGGAGGCCAGGCAGCTGCCGGCGGTCGCCAGGACTCCCAGCGGGGCCCACAAGCGGCCCTCCCTCAGTGCCTTCCAGTCCACCAACGGCGAGGGGCTGTGCAACGGCGAGGAGCCCTGCAACGGGGCCCCCGCCTGGGCCAAGGCGGCCGCCGAGCGGGGCCCGCTGAGCCGGCAGGCCTCTCTGGCCAGCGGCGGCTCCCTGGGCCCGCAGCCCCGCGGCTTCTGCCCGCACCGCTGCACCCACATGCCCGCGGGCCGCCCGGCCGGCGGCCCCGAGCAGCAGTCCCGCCTGCACCTGGACGACGACGGGCTGACGCTGCACCCCGACGCCATCCAGCAGCGGCTGCGGCAGATGGAGGCGTGCCaccagaaggaggtggagagccTGAAGAGGCAGATGCAGGAGCTGCGCACGCGGCTGgagaaccagcagcagcacggggGCTGCCCGCGGCTCAACGGAGACCAGGGAGACGAAGGG ACCTCCATTATGGACTCGGAGTACAACATGGATCCCAACTGCCTGTCGCGCTGCAGTACGGAGCTGCTGTCGGAGGCCAGCTGGGAGCAGGTGGACAAGACGGACGCGGAG GTGACCCGCTGGTACCCGGACCACCTCGCCGCCCAGTGCTACCGCTGTGAGAGCCGCTTCTGGCTGGCCAGCAGGAAGCATCACTGCAG gaaCTGCGGTAACGTGTTCTGCGCCAGCTGCTGCGATCAGAAGATCCCCGTGCCAAGCCAGCAGCTGTTCGAGCCCAGCCGCGTGTGCAAGTCCTGCTATGGCAACCTGACGCCCTGCCCCGGCATGGGCCCCCGCCTGGCCCCGAGTCTGGGGCCCCTGGACGCGGAGCAGGACCAGGGCATCACAGTCAGCTCCGACTAA
- the mtmr3 gene encoding myotubularin-related protein 3 isoform X2 — protein MEEEGQQSLECVQANQFFPKKSPVLEEENMQVPFSQLHGEFTEYVGRAEDAIIAMSNYRLHIKFKESVVNVPLQLIENVECRDIFQLHVTCKDCKVVRCQFSTLEQCQEWLKRLSAAGRPPSSLEHLFSFAFHAWCMDVYAGEKEQHGELCRPGEHVTSWFKNEVERMGFDTQNAWRISDINSRFRLCSSYPQQLLVPAWITDKELENVAAFRSWKRFPAVVYRHVTTGAVIARCGQPEVSWWGWRNADDEHLVQSIAKACAVDGISRKHQANGGHSNGNALHDTDFESSLTNNSEVETLAIQPHKLLILDARSYAAAVANRAKGGGCECPEYYPNCEVVFMGMANIHSIRKSFQSLRFLCTQMPDPANWLSALESTKWLQHLSLLLKAALLAVNAVHRDHRPAMVHCSDGWDRTPQIVALSKMLLDPYYRTIEGFQVLVETDWLDFGHKFADRCGHGENSEDVNERCPVFLQWLDCVHQLQRQFPCSFEFNEAFLVKLVQHAYSCLFGTFLCNSGKEREDRHVQERTCSVWSLLRSGNRALCNMLYSSQSETVLHPVCHVRNLMLWTAVYLPSSSPTTPSDDSCAHYPAPGSSPEEATLGRRPKTRSFDNLPSACELGSMAAPNRRSSDPSLNEKWQDHRRSLELSCVTAGPGGGAGGPEDPEDRADGPMYADTAEPEPRPEERGPRPQRPQSPGVPPAGPPERQEAELSVAPGVAEGQMENILREATKEEVAAAVAAAVHRERGVAQVVSNGDTDTGKGIESVESDEKRAEVDGGTESQSEPLCNGHPEEDVAPASAAEGGFPGVPPLPASTSEETDRMQQSLEADVGRILEELVKQVMDGWTEPQPQGQSAWPLEPEDAASHRTHTNGCLVGTSVEPGLSCHCGEPPKPLAPANKTASLMESSTETLTDETCGPLEPAAPSPPGPQTSRPLPPPARTNGLEARQLPAVARTPSGAHKRPSLSAFQSTNGEGLCNGEEPCNGAPAWAKAAAERGPLSRQASLASGGSLGPQPRGFCPHRCTHMPAGRPAGGPEQQSRLHLDDDGLTLHPDAIQQRLRQMEACHQKEVESLKRQMQELRTRLENQQQHGGCPRLNGDQGDEGTSIMDSEYNMDPNCLSRCSTELLSEASWEQVDKTDAEVTRWYPDHLAAQCYRCESRFWLASRKHHCSGREPVQEVWNCGNVFCASCCDQKIPVPSQQLFEPSRVCKSCYGNLTPCPGMGPRLAPSLGPLDAEQDQGITVSSD, from the exons ATG gaggaggaggggcagcagAGCCTGGAGTGCGTCCAGGCCAACCAGTTCTTCCCCAAGAAGTCCCCTGTCCTGGAGGAAGAGAACATGCAG GTTCCCTTCTCCCAGCTGCATGGTGAGTTCACGGAGTATGTGGGGAGAGCGGAGGACGCCATCATCGCCATGTCCAACTACCGGCTCCATATCAAGTTCAAGGAGTCTGTGGTCAAT GTGCCTCTGCAGCTGATTGAGAACGTGGAGTGCCGGGACATCTTCCAGCTGCACGTCACCTGTAAGGACTGTAAGGTGGTCAG GTGCCAGTTCTCCACCCTAGAGCAGTGCCAGGAGTGGCTGAAGCGGCTGAGTGCGGCGGGACGGCCCCCATCCAGCCTGGAGCACCTCTTCTCTTTCGCCTTCCACGCCTGGTGCATGGACGTCTACGCCGGGGAGAAGGAGCAGCACGGCGAGCTCTGCAGGCCAG GCGAACACGTGACGTCCTGGTTCAAGAACGAGGTGGAGCGGATGGGCTTCGACACCCAGAACGCCTGGAGGATATCAGACATCAACAGTAGATTCAG GCTGTGCTCCAGCTACCCCCAGCAGCTGCTGGTCCCAGCCTGGATCACCGACAAGGAGCTGGAGAATGTGGCCGCGTTCCGGTCGTGGAAGAGGTTTCCAGCTGTGGTGTACAG GCACGTGACCACGGGGGCGGTGATCGCTCGCTGTGGCCAGCCTGAGGTGAGCTGGTGGGGCTGGAGGAATGCAGACGACGAGCACCTGGTGCAGTCCATCGCCAAGGCATGCGCCGTGGACGGCATCAGCCGCAAGCATCAGGCCAACGGCGGCCACAGCAACGGCAACGCACTGCACGATACGGACTTCG AGTCGTCCCTGACCAACAACTCTGAGGTGGAGACGCTGGCCATCCAGCCCCACAAGCTGCTGATCCTGGACGCCCGGTCCTACGCCGCCGCCGTGGCCAACCGCGCCAAGGGGGGAGGCTGCGAGTGCCCAG AGTACTACCCCAACTGTGAGGTGGTATTCATGGGCATGGCCAACATCCACTCCATTCGCAAGAGTTTCCAGTCCCTACGTTTTCTCTGCACCCAGATGCCTGATCCAGCCAA CTGGCTGTCGGCCCTGGAGAGCACCAAGTGGCTGCAGCACCTGTCCCTGCTGCTGAAGGCGGCGCTGCTGGCGGTCAACGCCGTGCACCGCGACCACCGGCCCGCCATGGTGCACTGCTCCGACGGCTGGGATCGCACACCCCAGATCGTGGCGCTCTCCAAGATGCTCCTGGACCCGTACTACCGCACCATCGAG GGCTTCCAGGTCCTGGTGGAGACGGACTGGCTGGACTTCGGCCACAAGTTCGCCGACCGCTGCGGCCACGGGGAGAACTCTGAGGACGTGAACGAGCGCTGCCCGGTCTTCCTGCAGTGGCTGGACTGCGTGCACCAGCTGCAGAGGCAGTTCCCCTGCTCCTTCGAGTTCAACGAGGCCTTCCTG gtgaagCTGGTGCAGCACGCCTACTCGTGTCTGTTCGGCACGTTCCTGTGCAACAGCGGCAAGGAGCGGGAGGACCGCCACGTGCAGGAGAGGACCTGCTCCGTCTGGTCCCTGCTGCGCAGCGGCAACCGCGCCCTGTGCAACATGCTCTACTCCTCGCAGTCCGAGACG GTGCTGCACCCGGTGTGCCACGTGCGTAACCTGATGCTCTGGACGGCCGTCTACCTgcccagctcctcccccacgaCGCCCAGCGACGACTCGTGCGCGCATTACCCTGCGCCCGGCTCCAGCCCGGAGGAAGCGACTCTCGGAAG ACGCCCCAAGACCCGCTCCTTCGACAACCTGCCCAGCGCCTGCGAGCTCGGCAGCATGGCTGCCCCCAACCGTCGCTCCAGCGACCCCAGCCTCAACGAGAAGTGGCAGGACCACCGGCGCTCCCTGGAGCTCAGCTGCGTCACCGCGGGGCCCGGCGGCGGAGCGGGGGGCCCGGAGGACCCGGAGGACCGGGCCGACGGTCCGATGTACGCGGACACGGCCGAACCCGAGCCCCGGCCGGAGGAGCGGGGACCCAGGCCGCAGCGGCCGCAGTCGCCCGGCGTCCCGCCGGCGGGGCCCCCGGAGCGGCAGGAGGCGGAGCTGTCGGTGGCGCCGGGCGTGGCGGAGGGCCAGATGGAGAACATCCTGCGAGAGGCCAccaaggaggaggtggcggcggcggtggcggcggccgtCCACAGAGAGAGGGGCGTGGCTCAGGTCGTCTCCAACGGAGACACAGACACGGGGAAAGGTATAGAAAGTGTAGAGAGCGACGAGAAGCGTGCGGAGGTTGATGGCGGAACGGAGAGTCAGAGTGAGCCGCTGTGCAACGGCCATCCTGAAGAGGACGTGGCGCCGGCGTCGGCAGCGGAGGGGGGTTTCCCAGgcgtccctcccctccctgccagCACGTCAGAGGAAACGGACCGGATGCAGCAGAGCCTGGAGGCTGACGTGGGTAGGATCTTAGAAGAGCTGGTCAAGCAGGTGATGGACGGTTGGACTGAGCCCCAGCCACAGGGGCAGTCGGCGTGGCCCCTTGAGCCAGAGGACGCTGCATCCCACAGAACTCACACCAACGGCTGCCTTGTTGGCACCTCGGTCGAGCCGGGGCTCAGCTGTCACTGTGGCGAGCCCCCAAAGCCCCTGGCGCCGGCCAATAAGACTGCGTCTCTCATGGAGAGCTCCACCGAGACTCTGACGGACGAGACTTGCGGTCCGCTGGAGCCAGCGGCGCCGTCGCCGCCCGGCCCCCAGACCAGCAGACCCCTGCCCCCGCCCGCCAGGACGAACGGCCTGGAGGCCAGGCAGCTGCCGGCGGTCGCCAGGACTCCCAGCGGGGCCCACAAGCGGCCCTCCCTCAGTGCCTTCCAGTCCACCAACGGCGAGGGGCTGTGCAACGGCGAGGAGCCCTGCAACGGGGCCCCCGCCTGGGCCAAGGCGGCCGCCGAGCGGGGCCCGCTGAGCCGGCAGGCCTCTCTGGCCAGCGGCGGCTCCCTGGGCCCGCAGCCCCGCGGCTTCTGCCCGCACCGCTGCACCCACATGCCCGCGGGCCGCCCGGCCGGCGGCCCCGAGCAGCAGTCCCGCCTGCACCTGGACGACGACGGGCTGACGCTGCACCCCGACGCCATCCAGCAGCGGCTGCGGCAGATGGAGGCGTGCCaccagaaggaggtggagagccTGAAGAGGCAGATGCAGGAGCTGCGCACGCGGCTGgagaaccagcagcagcacggggGCTGCCCGCGGCTCAACGGAGACCAGGGAGACGAAGGG ACCTCCATTATGGACTCGGAGTACAACATGGATCCCAACTGCCTGTCGCGCTGCAGTACGGAGCTGCTGTCGGAGGCCAGCTGGGAGCAGGTGGACAAGACGGACGCGGAG GTGACCCGCTGGTACCCGGACCACCTCGCCGCCCAGTGCTACCGCTGTGAGAGCCGCTTCTGGCTGGCCAGCAGGAAGCATCACTGCAG TGGAAGAGAGCCTGTCCAGGAGGTCTG gaaCTGCGGTAACGTGTTCTGCGCCAGCTGCTGCGATCAGAAGATCCCCGTGCCAAGCCAGCAGCTGTTCGAGCCCAGCCGCGTGTGCAAGTCCTGCTATGGCAACCTGACGCCCTGCCCCGGCATGGGCCCCCGCCTGGCCCCGAGTCTGGGGCCCCTGGACGCGGAGCAGGACCAGGGCATCACAGTCAGCTCCGACTAA